Below is a genomic region from Cloeon dipterum chromosome 2, ieCloDipt1.1, whole genome shotgun sequence.
AGACAATCGAGAGAATTGCCCTATTGCTCACGCgtcgtcaggagagcgaatgtgtgtgtgtgtgtgtgtgagcagGTTGTGCGCTCGCGGGAGGGAGGCTCTGGCGTTGCCTTGATTGATACTTGagtttctctctctgctctaCCCTGTGGGTGCCTGAAAATTCACGTCGTTACATATCggtacacaaaaattataaaaagcaatCGTAATCTCGTCAGGAAAAATCATGACATAGGTATGGAAACGAAGTCAACTCTTTTCTTATCCGACGGGCTAATTAAATTCGTCAATCCCCCTATCTATAAATTGGGCTAAGGGAAAAGGACCGACACTCGTGACGAGAGACCTATGACGTGCTGACCACTTGCACACCGCTGGCGGCCCTTGCTCGACCTCGCTGACATCGTGCCTTGATTCGTGAATAGCAATCTTCAGGCCTCTCTGGGATGATCAGGAACGGCTCAACTATAAGGAATAAAAAcgtgaaacaaaatataatataaatatccTACAATTCGTGCACGCACGTCCCGGTCCCTTCTTAGGTGATTTTGTGGTCCCGGGCGGTAATCccgaataaataattctttcgGTGACAGGCCCATcatctaaaattaatgtaattttgtAGTCTTAAATTAGTCAATGACGaggtaaaaatcaaattgttgcCTTAATTTGCTTCTAAATTATGCATAAATGTCAACACTCACTTTTCGTAGTTTTGGGACAAGGTTGGCACTCATCGCTGTAAAAAAGAcgtaattattcatttattaaaattaggtaaaattttgCCTTTACCTCAGCTGAGCATAACTTTTACGAATGGCTCTGAGTTCATTTTCACATCCATCTTTGGTACGGTTTATTTGTGCAATTTCGTTCTTCAGATTTAGTACCAAATTTCTTTCCCGAATCAGTTGGGCCCTAACATTCTTCAGTTTTTTCCTTATGACTTCAACCAATTCGTTGTCCTGGTTAATTTGCACCGTtgcattttccagtttttccttcAAGTTGTCcatcaattcatttttctgttctaATTGTTGCGTCAGGTCCTTCAGTTCTTCCTTTTTATCTTCTTGGCCTAATTGTTCCGTTGCGTTTTTCACATCTTTCTTCACGGCTATGTAAGGCTCATTTCTCAGGTTCAATTGCGCCGTCAGCTCACTTagtttttcctccttttcttcCAACAAAACCTTGTCTAGGCCAATTTTCTCTGTCGCATTATccagtttttcttttattagaCTCAATTGCACCATTGCCATGTCgagtttttccttcaaatcaTTCAGTTCTTTCTTTACGTCTGCACATGGACTGCGAATTTTTAGCACAGTTAAAAGAGTCTGCATTTTTAAGCCGAAAGGCACTTACTCAGCAGAATCATCATAATCATAGTTTGGAGCTGTGTGTTCATCATCATCAGATAAATACTTCTgaaaatagtaattaaatttattatacgcACTTATAGTACATTTAAAGGCAACGATGTGCATGAAGTCGACACTCGTACGCAGATGTGAATGCTttgactcacaatcagtcacaCGATagtagcatttttttatataattttacttactaaaaatattgtactATCCAGTATCCACTTCGCATTTACGAGAAGGCCGCttggattttttgttaatttttgggGGGTTTAGAAAATTTGTGGGTCTGCAAGTCGAAAGGATCCTTGTTTACTTCATAAAATCAggaaactgattaaaatttcgacTGTCTAAATATTCaggcaatcaaattttcatggaataagaatggaattttaattttaaatacgatTCTTAActaagaaataaatcaagcaagccagatttacaaaaatgttattaaaaaaataatctaaaaattatggtCACTTAAAATCCCatctctatttatttatttatttatttatttatcttttgttttaaattacaaccgtctcttaatattttaatttttttatcgatatCAATCCTACAATCCTGGATGATTttcacaacaaataaatagtatTTCCATAGTACAGCTATTATATGAAGCAATGTGAACAGtttcatttgtttcaaatCGAAGACATAAAGTCTACTAATATAAATACCTCGTCGGAGTTTGGAAATGCAGCCGCACTACCCTCAGGCTGCTGCTTAGCCGTCAATGCGTCATGGCTGAAGGACAGAAGCACTagcaaaataatgcttttccTGTCCATGCTTTAGTAGGACTACAAACGAGCAAGAGCTTTTTCAGACTAGCAAACGAGCGCCTTTATCGTTTTCGCTTTACATGCTCTGCGTCTGTTACAACATCTTATCAGTGACCCTTTGACATCCCGAATGATGCgtcattcttaaaaattaaaagtaaatactaGCTgcttaaactattttataacATGAAATATATACCAGCCTGTTCAgcctgttggctcgcattgttaaggcattgtcaggagtgtcaaagcaattggggaggtatttgagcagttgggagatctactggctacccaacgttagagatggcaaaaagtggttagtttagtgactcgaaatgctcaaattgctcaacgggctgggaggcgcaccggcgccgactcgccacttgctggttttcgcatctttccagcggctttatggacaaatgtctggcgttttcAATgtcagtcctcggtgcggaggcaagtagcccttgagtgggctgggtccctgaaatgtgcggcctggtgcgcccatgttatccgttcgcggtgttattggcactcgtgctagtgcagtgcgcgccctccccggtccgagaggacagggatgaaaagagcaaaaaaaaaaaaaataaacaaaaatgtgggaaacattttcttggtcaaataatttacaaaactaCGAAGAAGACGGTTAAAAGATTTCAAATAGCGTtgggaaattttgttaaaattaaataaaatcctccatgtgaaattaaaaaataaaatacgtcTCTCTTCCTGTAAGGTTggctaatttttgtaaattcatgtatgataattttttgtttgacagaaagtaaatttaaattttgaataacctccgaaattcacaaaaattggcGAGGAAATACTTATAAAAATAGAGGTGCGCAGAATGATATTTTCAACAGCCAGCAAAAACGAATAACTTGAAAGTCTAAACCGATgcatatgcaacctgcactgGAATGCTGCttggcggcacagtttccctctCTTGACAAGGCGCATAAgacagaaaaatgtattttcctgTAATTATATAGGTTCTATCCGCAgttaattatgaattattaagGTAAAACTGAGCTGCTCTTTttaaactgattgtgagtgaagCCTTAAACTTGCTTTGTACAGTCACAGATCCTCGGCAATTTTCAGTCAAGAAGGTAAAAATGGCTGTGCATATTTCGGGCTCCTGTTTGTGGTGTCGCAGCAGAAGAACTTGTTGAGGttgcagaatttttattgctatcaaaaatgcataaattgcATCCAAATTGATTTCTGGAATGATTACATTTTGTGTAAAGCAcaaggaattttaataaaagtaattaatttaaaaggaacaaagagcaaagaaggtttttattttattttctaattaaccttggttttgaaattctgTGACTAATCAAATCcattatgtatatttatatattcaacaattttaaacacataattaaatttttgatcctCTTATGTAACCAAAAATTGTACTGACTTCAaaagcgttaaatttattaatttctgagCGAATTGAATGCAgttttacttatttaaaagTTCACCACAAACTTTCATCTCgcaaataaacaagtttttcttttcacaatGATAGTCATTCCAATAAAGATCATATCGATGTGAACGAAATTCGACTTCAAGACAGTGCTCCTTATCTCCAGCATTATTTGGCTCTCCGATGTTAAATTTAGTGAATCCCTGAATAGGTTTTCCTGTTCCAGACCAATAAAACCTCCCTTCTGCGCCCAAATCTGTGCCAGAAATCCAATAGTAGCTTGAGGGAAGGATATTCTTAcctacattaaaattaaattaataaatcatttagaTGACGAAATTTCACTCACTGATAAATTCATGGAGTGCAGTATTTTCATCCCTTGACTCGATGATAGCCAACTCCATGCCgaataatttgcaaaactgTCCTGCCATGTGCCAGCTCAACTAAGGAATAAAAAcgtaaagcaaaaattattataaaaatatcgaaGAGTTCATGCACGCACCTTCTGTTTGCTCAGGTAATATTTTGATCCCGGGAAAAGGGGCAATAAGCTTGAAGAAATTCTTGAATCatctgaaaatcaatttggtaatttttaatgagtgacgagggaaaatcaaattattgcctcaatttgcatttaaatagaTGATCAATCACTCACTTTTCGTATTACTGGTACAGGTTAATTGTGCGATTTCGTTCTTCAGTTTTACTGACAAATTTTGTTCCCGGATCAATTGAACATTTGCGTTCTCCAGTTTTTTCTTCACGAACTGCAATGAATCATCTTTCAATTTCACCTGCGCTGTTGTGTTTTCGAGTTGTATCTGCGTGACTTCTAGTAACCTTTTTTCCTGGCTCAATTGGGCCGTCAGctccttcaattttttctccttgtCTTCTAACAACGCACTCTTCTGGGCAATTTGTAGCGTTGAATTCTTTAGTTTTTCCTCCACGACTTCCAAAAGTTTAACATTCTGATTTAATTGTTCCTTCAAGTGCTTCAGTTCTTCCTCCATGTCTCCCAAAAGCTTAATTTTCTGGTTTAATTTCTCAGTCAGGTTCGTCAGGTTGTTATTGTCTTTGATGATTATCATCTCTTTGACCTGAATCATTTCCACCGTTGCATTTTCCAGTTTTGCCGTCAAGTCTTCAACTAATTCCTTTTCCTGTTTGAATTGCATCGTCACATTATTCAGTTCTTCCTTCTTTTCTTCCAGTTTTGCTGTCAAGTTGTTTACTTCTACCGTTGagtttttcagcttttcaTCCACGATTTTGAACAACTCTTTGTCCTGGATCATTTGCACCGTTGCATTTTCCAGGTTTTCCCTCAAGTTGTCAATCGATTCATTTTTCTGGTCTAATTGTTCCGTCAGGTCCTTCAGTTCttcatctttttcttttaacaacGCTTCGACTTGGCTTAATTGTTCCGTCGCGTTCTTTAGATTTTCCTTCAAGCCTTCAACCAATTCCTTTACCTGTTTTAATTGCATCGTCATATTATTCAGTTCTTCCAGTATTGCTGTCAAGTTGTTTACTTCTACCGTTGagtttttcagcttttcctcCACGATTTTGAGCAACTCTTTGTCCTGGCTCATTTGCACCGTTGCATTGTCCAGGTTGTCCTTCCAGTtgtcaatcaatttatttttctggtcTAACTGTTCCGTCAGGTCCTTCAATTGTTTATCTTTGTCTTTTAACAACGGTTCGACTTGGCCTAATTGTTCCGTCGcgttctttattttttcctccgtGTCTCCCAAAAGCTTAATTTTCTGGTTTAAAtcttccgtcaggttcatCAGCTTTTCGTCTTTGATTGTTAATGACGCGTTTTGCTGAGTTATTTGCATCGTTGCGTTGTCCAGTTTTGCTGTCAagtcgtttttttctttcgttgagtttttcagcttttcctcCACGATTTCGAACAACTCTTTGTACTGGATCATTTGCACCGTTGCATTGTTCAGGTTTTCCCTCAAGTTGtcaatcaattcatttttctggtcTAATTGTTCCGTCctgttctttaatttttccttcaagtCTTCAACCAATTTCTTTTCCTGGTTTAATTGTATCGTCACATTATTcagtttttccttcttttcttctaacaacaatttttcctgAGCCAACGCGTTTTCAAGGTTTCCCTCAGTGGCTTTTGCCAATTCTTTTTCTCTACTCAGTTCCTCCAGTGCGTCTTCCAGTTTTGCTGTCAAGTCTTTTTTATCTACCGTTGagtttttcagcttttcctcCACGATTTCGAACAACTCTTTGTACTGGATCATTTGCACCGTTGCATTGTTCAGGTTTTCCCTCAAGTTGTCAatcgtttcatttttctggaCTAATTGTTCCGTCAGGTCCTTCaattgtttctctttttcttctaACAACTCTTTGTTATTGTCTAATTGCTCCGTCACGTTTTTCAGGTCTTCCTTTACGGCTATATTAAGCTCAATTTTCAGGTTCATTTGCATCGTTGCATTGTCCAGGTTTTCCCTCAAGTTGTcgatcgttttatttttctggacTAATTGTTCCTTCAGGTCCTTAAGTTCTTCctccttattttttaacaacgtTTTGTCTTGCTCCATCGTGGTATTCAGTTTTTTCTGTTCTTCCTTCAAATCATCCCGTTCTTTCGTTAAGTCTGCACATGAACTGTAAATTGTTAGCACAGTTAAAAGAGTCCGCATTTTCGAGCCAATTAAGGTACTTACTCGACAGGACCAACAGTACTAACAGTACCAACAATATCATCTTAATCATAGATTGGAACATCATGTTCACCATCAGATAAATActcctttgaaaaaaaataattatttttttctacatatCTTTTAGTTGATTTAAAGGCTAAATGATCATGAAGTTGAAACTCGTACGCGGAAATTACTCAGTCCTACAGtagcattgaattttttatataatgttatttacttaaaaaatgtttactatCCACTGCGCCACGAGGCCGCTTGGATTTTCCGttaattttatagcttttaaattttaacgatCCTCATTATAGTTTTCAAAAGCTGTATCACAAAAAGTTGTTAATAATGCAATCCTAAAAGTACACAAAACTCGATCCGATGGgtactgttttaaaaatgacaagagcttatttcagcaaatttgTAGGTCTGCGTCTGCAGGGCGAAAGGATCCTCGATTACTTCACAAAAGCAGGAAACTCATAAATAATTcggctgtaaaaatattttggctagaaaattttcatgaaataataaaggaattttaattttaaataaatattctaagtTTAGAAACACATCAAGCAAGCCAGATATACAAAAATGTTAACCAGAAAActaatatacaaattttttaaaatcaaaatctatttttttaataattataattgcgctcctaaatattgtaatttgtGTATCGATCCTGGATGGTTTTCACCGCAAATAAGAAACCCTGACACTTATTTAGTATTTCCATAGTATAGCTAACATTGTATATTGTGCGAACGTTTCATTCTTTTCGAATCCAAGACAAAAAGTCTAATAATGCGTATATATACCTCGTCGTAGTTTGGAAATGCAGCCGCATCACTTTCCTCGGGTTGCTGCTGCTTAGCCGTCAATGCGTGGCTGAAAGACAGAAGCACCagcaaaataatgcttttccTGTCCATCCTGTAGCTGGACTACAAACGAACAAGAGCTTTTTTCAGACTAGCAAACGAGCGTCTTTATCGTTTCGCTTTATATATGCTGTGCGTCTGTAACAACATCTTATCAGTGACCTTTTGACGTCCCGAATAATGCCACTCTTAAAAAGTAAcagctgaaattatttataatatgaatTGATATGGGAAACATTTCTtggtcaaataatttaaaaatttaattaaatcaatgaagAAGATAGTGAAGAGACTTCAAATAGCCGTCCCATTGAAGAACTTTCtgctattttattaataaaattccgaTGACGCTGTGCTCTCGTgacgaataaattttttatcaactcGGGTTGCGACACCAAAAAGTCTAACAGCCGAGAGGAGGAAAGTTTGCGAAAATTCTGTAAGTGTAAAGTTCAAAAcagctaaaaaataatcactttctttgagaaaaaatagttaaagggttagtataaaaaataagcacaCATGGTGCGTTAGGAAACTCtgttaaaattagataaattcctctctattaataattttatagaacCGAAATTGtacattcaaaatatttttgcattataGCTGTGACAATTGCGATTAAGCTTGgcattttttatcatcaatCCTCTTGGCGGCTTTGTTGTGTGAAAGAAAAAGGTCTTCTTATTTCTGCTCTTCTCTCCATGCCGGCCATCGCGAAGGTGATAACGGAGCAGGTTTATTGTCCTCAAATAAATGCCACAAATCCGACATTTTAAACTGTCTTGTGTTCTGCTTTTTGTGTTTCGTCTTGAGGTGTTGAATGAGCCGGCTTTCCTCGCGGAACGTCTTCACACAGTCGAGACATTGaaacatcatcatcatcttgaCTTGCAATAACCAgctaaaattactatttttttcaagtttttcagGTTTTTGCACCTCCTAATTTCGGATTCTAAATGCATTCTCAGCAATAGCAAATTAATAGCACCCGTATACCCACCGTTGTAATCTCTTTGACCTTCTCTTAGCAGCTGAAGTTTAGGGATTCTTAATTTCCACCCCTAAGTGGGGAATAACGGCGTTCGCTTTTATCATCAAAATTGGAGCATAATGGGGATGAAAGTGGATGATGGccctttagctggtcaggggagatttgagacgagtccaacgatGGGtggattttgcaattctgatgataaggaccaaaaatttccaattttgaaaaataaattttttaattttgatgcacGGAATTTCTTGATAGCAAAAAAACCGCctatgaaattttctgcaaagttCAAACATGGGAcagtatttaaaaacattttctatttttcaaaaatacattcagattttatacttttaaatacATTCTGAACCCttcaaaatgtgttttttattaaaataaatttaaagcaatcatATTTGATCCTTTTTATAcacaatgagaaaaaaatatatattcgaaTTGTAGCTGCACGCGTATTTTTGCCGCCACCAAcccttaaaaaaatcttcccTGAGCAATGCGACCATTCTCTCCCTCCACCTGACGGCGAAGGGAGAGAACTgggtttttgttgttgttttcctTTCCACTCTCGCATCGTGGCCACGtgaacaacaaacaaaattcaatagtCTCGTCAATTTCGGCCCGAATTTCGCGCACAAAGTAGTTGTTGGACGGACAAGTGGCTGAATCAAACGCCCAAGTAACAGATTCGTGAGTTCAGATCACCTTTGCAGACATGTACGataaaataacgaaaataataCGGCACCGAAAATTCGCCTCGGATCGCATTCGAGCCGCAGCCGCGGATTGGGAAGTGAAACTCGAGCCCAACTTCGAGCTTAATCATTTTCCTCAGTTGCgtaagtattaaaattatattcttacCTGGGATCATCACATTTTAGTGGGTTTTGGGGggtttttcgaattttttttcatcacaGGTCGTAGATTTCTTTTggtattttgataaatttattttcttggcaaagaaattttaaaaattatgaatattacaCTAAATTCTAattctctaatttttattttgtagcaaCAGACCTGATTGCGAAGATTGTGCTCAAACTGatggcaaaaaaatgcacCAAGCTTGTGAGGGAGAAAGAGGAAATGGAAGTTCTGATGCTCCCAGCCCTTAGCCTCTTCCTCGCCATGAGGCCTGCTAAAATTGATCTAACCGCTTTTCTTACATTTTGTCCGATGCGTCTGAAATGTCGGTATTTCAAAGAGGTAActgtaacaaaataataaattcatctttaaatttaaaataatgttttaggCGGTGATTCAAATCTCTACGAAGAACCCGGAGGTGGAAGAGTTGTCTCTGGCCACCCTTGCaaatcgattcttcctcacaATTCATAAAGTAGCCGATGCTGAGCTGTTGGAAGCTCTGGGAAAATTAACCCGGCTTAAATCTCTGAGAattgaggaaatttttgaatttcgaTTGGTCGACGTGATTGATCTATGCAAAAACCTCCCGCATCTTGAAAACATCAAAATAGTGCTGGAAAAACAAACGACGCGCCTCATTCTTAAAAAACCGAAGATCGCccagaaaatgaaaactgCTATGTCAAAGCTAAAGGTTTTCATGTTTGACACGCGTGGGATCAACATCAATACCAGCCTGATCAATCTTTGCGCTGAACATCTGCCCAATTTGCGAGTCATTGGCGACTTTTCGGACGGATTCAGCAGTTTTGACGACTGCAACATGATGGCTGACATCGCCGCCGATCCTGGAACCTCTAATCTACGCCATTTGCTGTTAGATTTTTATGCCATTGAATGCTGCGATGAAATACAGATTGCTAAGTTTCCTTTGGCTCGTCATCTCAAggtaaagtattttttttaaattattattaaagacccatctttgacgaaaattttgagcacatcTATCTACTAtttttgagggtcgaattaggttaatgtagataatttttccgaccaaaacgtcGAGCGCGACATGCGTCTCACATAAGTATACAACATTTTTCCTGCTAAAACAATACGAATGCGTgaattgcgcatgcgtcaaagctagtttgagcacttgcagagagaacAACCTGTACATGAACGACGAATGAATTCTTTTGTCAGATTAAGCCATATTTGACGCATGCCCAGATCTCACATAATCTCACATACGCATGTTCTGGAGGTAAAAGGTCCATTTTACCGAATTTGACcttcaaaaatcgattggtgtgctcagaaatttcgtcaaacTTTTagtctttaataattttttcctaatcaatagttaaatttaattttcttcgtatattaattaaaacccttattttctaatttaatcaGATCAGCACTTGGCCGGACGATGGCGTTGAGGAGCACTACTTGGAATCTTGGCTTTCGCAGTTGACAAACTTGGAAAGTTTGCAGATTGAATTTTGTGTCCCGCCAGACGTAATTCGCCggtttctggaaaaatttggACCGAGTTTGAAAGCCCTGAATATTATATACTGCATCGACGATCCCAACGAAACGAATTTATCGTTCAGCGATATTTTCGCTCTCTGCCCGAAGTTGGAGCGCCTCCACTTGGGCGGGAACATCCTTGAGGACGCGGCACCTCTCACGACTTTCAGCCACCTCAGAGAACTCggattggaattttttcggtaacgaaaattaatttactcccTTCATTGACactatttatataatttgaattcgcGTAGGAAGTTTAACAACCGAATTAAACTGAGTGAAATTCTGCGAGCGCCCCTCTTGGAAAAAATCACCTTTGAAGGATCCTGTTTGGACTTTGAAGATCTGCAGAAAACCACCGCTTTAATAGCCGACAAGACAATATTGAGAGGATTAAAAACTCTCCATGTTAGTGATAATTGGCGTTCATTCAGTGGCTTGAAAGCTGaatatttccaagaaatttcCAAGTTCATCAAATGTGCCGTGACATCGATTCCCGGTTTAAAAGATGTAAAATTTGACGTTAATAATCTGTGCAGTGGCTACTCAGTGCTGGCAAGGAGCATCAGGGatggaaaaactcaaaataatgATGTTCCTGGCGTCACCCAATTTTTCGCGGGTCAAACCATCGATGACGAACTATTGAATTTGTACGTGGATGAAGAGTTGATTCAAAtgcttgataaatttttttaatggttgCCATGCGCTTTCATATGTTagttttttatggtttttaataaaattttcgaaagaaaTACGAACCATTCATAgtttaattgataataaaatataccTCTAAATTGCGATGGTTTTGAGTAGAGGTC
It encodes:
- the LOC135936755 gene encoding serine/threonine-protein kinase 10-like encodes the protein MAMVQLSLIKEKLDNATEKIGLDKVLLEEKEEKLSELTAQLNLRNEPYIAVKKDVKNATEQLGQEDKKEELKDLTQQLEQKNELMDNLKEKLENATVQINQDNELVEVIRKKLKNVRAQLIRERNLVLNLKNEIAQINRTKDGCENELRAIRKSYAQLSDECQPCPKTTKNDGPVTERIIYSGLPPGTTKSPKKGPGLEPFLIIPERPEDCYSRIKARCQRGRARAASGVQVVSTS
- the LOC135937427 gene encoding C-type lectin domain family 4 member F-like produces the protein MQMNLKIELNIAVKEDLKNVTEQLDNNKELLEEKEKQLKDLTEQLVQKNETIDNLRENLNNATVQMIQYKELFEIVEEKLKNSTVDKKDLTAKLEDALEELSREKELAKATEGNLENALAQEKLLLEEKKEKLNNVTIQLNQEKKLVEDLKEKLKNRTEQLDQKNELIDNLRENLNNATVQMIQYKELFEIVEEKLKNSTKEKNDLTAKLDNATMQITQQNASLTIKDEKLMNLTEDLNQKIKLLGDTEEKIKNATEQLGQVEPLLKDKDKQLKDLTEQLDQKNKLIDNWKDNLDNATVQMSQDKELLKIVEEKLKNSTVEVNNLTAILEELNNMTMQLKQVKELVEGLKENLKNATEQLSQVEALLKEKDEELKDLTEQLDQKNESIDNLRENLENATVQMIQDKELFKIVDEKLKNSTVEVNNLTAKLEEKKEELNNVTMQFKQEKELVEDLTAKLENATVEMIQVKEMIIIKDNNNLTNLTEKLNQKIKLLGDMEEELKHLKEQLNQNVKLLEVVEEKLKNSTLQIAQKSALLEDKEKKLKELTAQLSQEKRLLEVTQIQLENTTAQVKLKDDSLQFVKKKLENANVQLIREQNLSVKLKNEIAQLTCTSNTKNDSRISSSLLPLFPGSKYYLSKQKLSWHMAGQFCKLFGMELAIIESRDENTALHEFISKNILPSSYYWISGTDLGAEGRFYWSGTGKPIQGFTKFNIGEPNNAGDKEHCLEVEFRSHRYDLYWNDYHCEKKNLFICEMKVCGELLNK
- the LOC135937429 gene encoding uncharacterized protein LOC135937429, with translation MGMKVDDGPLAGQGRFETSPTMATDLIAKIVLKLMAKKCTKLVREKEEMEVLMLPALSLFLAMRPAKIDLTAFLTFCPMRLKCRYFKEAVIQISTKNPEVEELSLATLANRFFLTIHKVADAELLEALGKLTRLKSLRIEEIFEFRLVDVIDLCKNLPHLENIKIVLEKQTTRLILKKPKIAQKMKTAMSKLKVFMFDTRGININTSLINLCAEHLPNLRVIGDFSDGFSSFDDCNMMADIAADPGTSNLRHLLLDFYAIECCDEIQIAKFPLARHLKISTWPDDGVEEHYLESWLSQLTNLESLQIEFCVPPDVIRRFLEKFGPSLKALNIIYCIDDPNETNLSFSDIFALCPKLERLHLGGNILEDAAPLTTFSHLRELGLEFFRKFNNRIKLSEILRAPLLEKITFEGSCLDFEDLQKTTALIADKTILRGLKTLHVSDNWRSFSGLKAEYFQEISKFIKCAVTSIPGLKDVKFDVNNLCSGYSVLARSIRDGKTQNNDVPGVTQFFAGQTIDDELLNLYVDEELIQMLDKFF